One window of the Cryptomeria japonica chromosome 7, Sugi_1.0, whole genome shotgun sequence genome contains the following:
- the LOC131057155 gene encoding glucan endo-1,3-alpha-glucosidase agn1 codes for MGMSSAAMKAFAIVLIVTCVFLCPARAADPRLVFAHYMLFANDNIDVLKQEIRIAQSKGIDAFALNSNVWRQNLVDNMYQAAREVGSSFKIFFSADIHKDANGNLTPDQLVTMLTRYETHPNQMKYRGKPLFTSWLGNDDSWWAEYGYSSALSGWNDVFQRAGGRGKFFFVPFFPTDGSYWGVRGTAEKFTDVVDGMFAWDTSAWPYISPDFQNPSGSKDQNYLTACNDIGKVYMASPSPWFFKNILGTCCSDACKAKDLNSCNCQVKGNYQGPGLWIKKWEQLIQLSPPLVEIVTWNDWVESSYVAPPLSTASADVAGFTHRAFLELGQYYISWYKSGSPPAITRDSLFMFYYTHSKNVILPADGCQVLYSDQLTDKLYVTSMLTGPATVELRSGSSSATFNAPAGVSTWALDFEDGQQVAVLRRGGSVISTLTGSKPIGSSVNYNFNVYSTCTTCI; via the coding sequence ATGGGTATGAGCAGTGCAGCAATGAAGGCCTTTGCAATTGTCTTAATTGTCACCTGCGTTTTTCTCTGCCCAGCAAGAGCCGCAGATCCGCGGCTGGTGTTTGCCCACTACATGCTCTTTGCCAACGACAACATAGATGTGCTCAAGCAGGAGATTCGAATTGCGCAGAGCAAAGGAATTGACGCTTTCGCTCTCAATAGCAATGTGTGGCGCCAGAATCTGGTAGACAATATGTACCAGGCAGCTAGAGAAGTGGGTTCGTCTTTCAAGATCTTCTTCTCCGCTGACATTCACAAGGACGCCAATGGCAACCTCACGCCCGATCAACTAGTGACCATGCTCACCCGCTATGAAACCCACCCCAACCAGATGAAATACCGAGGCAAACCCTTGTTCACCTCCTGGCTCGGCAACGACGATTCCTGGTGGGCAGAATACGGCTACTCCTCTGCTCTCAGCGGATGGAACGACGTATTTCAAAGAGCCGGAGGCAGAGGCAAGTTCTTCTTCGTCCCCTTTTTCCCCACGGACGGCTCCTACTGGGGAGTCCGCGGCACGGCGGAGAAGTTCACTGATGTTGTCGATGGGATGTTTGCGTGGGACACGTCAGCGTGGCCCTACATTAGCCCGGACTTCCAGAACCCTTCCGGCTCTAAGGACCAGAATTATCTGACCGCCTGCAATGATATCGGGAAAGTGTACATGGCGAGCCCTAGCCCCTGGTTCTTCAAGAACATTCTAGGCACCTGCTGCTCCGATGCCTGCAAGGCAAAGGATCTCAACAGCTGTAACTGTCAAGTGAAGGGCAATTACCAGGGTCCGGGGCTCTGGATCAAAAAGTGGGAGCAGCTCATACAGCTAAGCCCTCCTCTCGTCGAGATCGTGACATGGAACGACTGGGTGGAGAGCTCCTATGTGGCACCGCCACTCAGCACGGCTTCTGCCGACGTGGCGGGGTTTACCCACCGTGCTTTCTTAGAGCTGGGGCAGTATTACATCAGCTGGTATAAGTCTGGCAGCCCACCTGCCATCACGCGGGATTCGCTCTTCATGTTTTACTACACCCATAGTAAAAACGTTATTCTGCCGGCTGACGGGTGCCAGGTGTTATATTCCGACCAGCTCACTGATAAATTGTACGTGACATCGATGCTGACTGGTCCTGCCACGGTGGAATTACGATCTGGAAGTTCGTCTGCAACGTTCAACGCTCCAGCAGGCGTATCCACGTGGGCACTGGATTTCGAGGATGGGCAGCAGGTGGCCGTACTGAGGCGTGGAGGTAGCGTGATAAGTACGCTGACTGGAAGCAAACCCATCGGGAGTTCCGTAAACTACAATTTCAATGTTTACTCGACCTGCACAACATGTATATAA